The Fervidibacillus albus genome contains a region encoding:
- the putP gene encoding sodium/proline symporter PutP, giving the protein MSDFFYQLLAIIIYLVGMLTIGWYAYRKTYNLSDYMLAGRSLRPAVAALSAGASDMSGWLLMGLPGAIYVNGLADAWIAIGLTIGAYLNWLFVAPRLRTYTQVSNDSITIPSFLDNRLKKNVKILRIVSGIIIFIFFTFYVSSGMVAGGVFFESSFDLDYHVGLFIMSAVVVIYTLFGGFLGVSLTDFVQGTIMFFALLLVPLVGVFVTGGIGETTETIQAVNPQLLSLVTGTSFLGIISAASWGLGYFGQPHIIVRFMAIKTVKETKQARRIGIGWMILSLVGAIATAFVGIAYFQQHPDVTLTDSEAVFIDLGQILFHPFLAGVMLAAVLAAIMSTVSSQLLVTSSALVEDIYKAIFKTNLTDLKSVLFGRISVLIVSVIALILAWEQSNTILNLVSFAWAGFGASFGPVILLSLYWRKLTGIGALSGMIVGALTVIIWGNTDLKDVMYEIVPGFLLSFIVTYVVSIFTYRPNEEIDREFDETVSLLKNES; this is encoded by the coding sequence ATGTCCGATTTTTTTTATCAATTATTGGCGATAATTATTTATTTAGTAGGGATGTTAACGATCGGTTGGTATGCGTATCGAAAAACGTATAATTTGTCCGATTATATGTTGGCAGGAAGATCGTTACGCCCGGCAGTTGCTGCCCTTAGTGCTGGCGCTTCCGATATGTCCGGTTGGTTATTAATGGGACTTCCTGGAGCCATTTACGTAAATGGTTTAGCAGATGCTTGGATTGCCATCGGATTAACGATTGGAGCGTATTTAAACTGGTTGTTCGTAGCACCGCGTCTTCGGACTTATACGCAAGTTTCCAACGATTCCATTACGATTCCAAGTTTTTTGGATAATCGCCTTAAGAAAAATGTCAAAATTTTACGAATTGTATCCGGAATTATCATTTTTATTTTTTTCACTTTTTATGTATCATCAGGAATGGTGGCAGGTGGGGTTTTCTTTGAAAGCTCATTCGATTTAGATTACCACGTCGGGTTGTTCATTATGTCCGCCGTTGTCGTTATTTATACGTTGTTCGGTGGCTTTCTTGGGGTTAGTTTAACAGATTTTGTGCAAGGTACGATTATGTTTTTCGCCCTTCTTCTCGTTCCTCTCGTTGGCGTTTTTGTAACGGGTGGGATAGGAGAAACGACAGAGACGATTCAGGCAGTCAACCCACAGCTTCTTTCCCTCGTAACCGGAACAAGTTTTCTCGGAATTATTTCTGCTGCCTCTTGGGGTCTTGGTTATTTCGGACAACCTCATATTATCGTTCGGTTTATGGCGATCAAAACGGTAAAAGAAACGAAACAAGCAAGAAGAATTGGTATCGGCTGGATGATTTTAAGCTTAGTAGGAGCTATTGCTACAGCCTTCGTAGGAATCGCTTATTTCCAACAACATCCGGATGTGACGTTAACCGATTCGGAAGCGGTATTTATCGATTTAGGCCAAATTCTATTCCATCCTTTTCTTGCAGGGGTTATGCTAGCAGCGGTTTTAGCAGCGATCATGAGTACCGTTTCTTCTCAACTGTTAGTGACATCCTCGGCCCTTGTGGAAGATATTTATAAAGCCATTTTTAAAACGAACCTTACCGATTTAAAATCGGTCCTATTCGGTCGAATTTCGGTTCTCATCGTCTCTGTTATTGCATTAATTCTTGCTTGGGAACAGTCGAATACAATTTTAAACCTCGTTTCCTTTGCTTGGGCTGGATTTGGTGCATCGTTCGGTCCGGTTATATTACTTTCTTTGTATTGGCGAAAATTGACCGGAATCGGTGCACTATCGGGAATGATTGTCGGGGCTCTTACCGTTATTATTTGGGGAAATACAGATTTGAAAGACGTGATGTATGAAATCGTTCCGGGATTTTTGTTAAGTTTCATTGTCACGTATGTTGTAAGCATATTTACTTATCGACCGAATGAGGAAATCGACCGGGAATTTGATGAAACAGTTTCCTTGTTGAAAAATGAATCGTAA
- a CDS encoding YjbA family protein has protein sequence MLYLHDVWVNWFEGEENGYNVCPFHEWRKSDTIELLDQVPIIKSTPELFNYIENDLADLPEPLLNDVYQKAYLRKNHERIPLDYCFIITDGIGILVVDTLGYQIPTRKSRIIPRQEQLVYDMVENKEIIEYSFSPSKEKEYHILSPAPILMAGLTRKERQLKKLLFMALDQLHTSKNTAEIRYWYTEWKPEKYSIIRRKSFEEVWQEFFEDVKKGWSKKHEQLCERMVKGQPLLEKLWELEQGSKVN, from the coding sequence ATGCTATATTTGCATGATGTTTGGGTAAATTGGTTTGAGGGAGAAGAAAATGGATATAATGTTTGCCCTTTTCATGAATGGAGAAAAAGTGACACGATCGAACTGTTAGACCAAGTACCGATCATCAAGAGCACTCCGGAATTATTCAATTATATAGAAAACGATCTGGCAGATTTACCGGAACCTTTACTCAATGACGTGTATCAAAAAGCTTATTTGCGGAAAAATCACGAACGAATCCCGCTCGATTATTGTTTTATTATTACGGACGGAATAGGGATCTTAGTCGTTGACACGTTAGGATACCAAATACCGACGAGGAAAAGTCGCATCATTCCGAGACAAGAACAGCTCGTTTACGACATGGTGGAAAATAAGGAAATTATTGAATACAGTTTCTCTCCTTCAAAAGAGAAGGAATACCATATCCTCTCGCCCGCTCCGATTTTAATGGCTGGGTTGACGAGGAAGGAAAGGCAATTGAAAAAATTATTATTTATGGCCCTCGATCAATTGCATACGTCAAAAAATACAGCGGAAATTCGTTACTGGTATACGGAATGGAAACCGGAAAAATATTCAATCATTCGAAGGAAATCCTTTGAGGAAGTTTGGCAAGAATTTTTTGAAGATGTAAAAAAAGGTTGGTCAAAAAAACATGAACAGTTATGCGAGAGGATGGTAAAAGGCCAACCGTTGTTGGAAAAACTTTGGGAGTTGGAACAAGGATCAAAGGTGAATTGA
- a CDS encoding DUF2268 domain-containing protein, producing MGVIRTDRWLDESFFQPEKICEQLTDQFNGLNGQEIYSFLRSKGMYKPNQLTKKNFDRMKERKLWEKVKTYYTEYKRRWNGPEIPIYLFPTAFSLFDPIDKKQGFTFPNQMFLFLSPTIDDKELEAVFVHEYHHATRMHKLNRPVSENNLADSVAMEGLAEFAVWKCCGESFLSKWVVAYPDQEIEFVWKKWFEPNLSVNISDPLHDQLLYGFLYSKPMFGYAAGFYFVKKFDKRKKLSMKQSFTLPSNVLIQTNEKEGN from the coding sequence ATGGGTGTCATTCGAACGGATCGGTGGCTTGATGAATCGTTTTTTCAACCGGAAAAAATATGTGAACAGCTAACTGATCAGTTTAACGGATTAAACGGACAGGAAATCTATTCGTTTTTACGATCGAAGGGGATGTATAAACCGAATCAGTTGACGAAGAAAAATTTCGACCGGATGAAGGAACGGAAGCTTTGGGAAAAAGTTAAGACGTACTATACGGAATATAAAAGGCGGTGGAATGGACCAGAAATCCCGATATATCTTTTTCCAACCGCCTTTTCATTATTTGATCCAATCGATAAAAAACAAGGCTTCACATTTCCAAATCAAATGTTTTTATTTTTATCCCCGACAATTGATGATAAGGAACTGGAAGCGGTTTTTGTCCATGAATATCATCATGCCACCCGAATGCATAAATTAAACAGACCGGTTTCGGAAAACAATTTAGCGGATTCCGTCGCAATGGAAGGATTGGCAGAATTTGCCGTATGGAAATGTTGTGGAGAATCATTTTTATCGAAATGGGTTGTGGCCTATCCAGATCAAGAAATTGAATTTGTGTGGAAAAAATGGTTCGAGCCGAATTTATCGGTAAACATTTCCGACCCGCTCCACGACCAACTTTTATACGGATTTTTGTATTCGAAACCGATGTTTGGTTATGCGGCAGGGTTTTATTTCGTGAAAAAATTCGACAAGCGGAAGAAATTATCAATGAAACAGTCATTCACATTGCCTAGTAATGTACTGATCCAGACGAATGAAAAGGAAGGAAATTAA